A stretch of the Tannerella serpentiformis genome encodes the following:
- a CDS encoding glycine zipper domain-containing protein has translation MRNVVDGNNVVKGAATGALAGAAVGSIIPGIGTAIGAVVGTIGGLLAGIFSKKKNKVTDDLMKVFPGLVDEAGNLNKELAKH, from the coding sequence CTGCGCAACGTAGTCGACGGCAACAACGTAGTCAAAGGGGCGGCCACGGGGGCACTGGCCGGCGCGGCCGTGGGCTCGATCATTCCGGGCATAGGAACGGCCATCGGCGCCGTGGTGGGGACGATCGGCGGACTGCTTGCGGGCATATTCAGCAAGAAAAAAAACAAGGTCACGGATGATCTGATGAAGGTTTTCCCGGGGCTTGTGGACGAGGCCGGCAACCTGAATAAAGAGCTGGCGAAACACTGA